The DNA sequence TTTCCCACAACCACAACCTCTCGTTTGGTGGGGGAACTGCCAAGACGCGGTATTATGCTTCCTTGACCTATTTCAATCAGGAGGGAATTGCCCTCAATTCAGGAAATGAGCGATTGTTAGGCCGGATCAATGTAGACAATTCACTCATTGATGACCGACTCAAGCTCTCCTTTTCATTGGCGAATCAGCGGAGTGTGTCCCAATTGGTGAACTACGATGCCTTCTACCAGGCTATGCGATATCTCCCGACAGCTCCGGTCTACAATGAAGACGGAACCTTCTACGAGCGTCAACGCCAAGAGTATTTCAACCCCGTAGCGATGTTGGAGCAAGAGCGCCGCGTGAGAAAGTACGCAGCCACCACTGCCACCGGAAAAGCTTCTCTGGAAATCATCGACGGACTGAACTTCGAGGTAAATGGCTCGCTTCAGCAGACCCACAATTACTTCACCATGTTCATCGACATCGATGCGCAAAACTCCGTGGAAAACAACCGACAAGGATATGCGCGGAAGGAGAGCTACATGAACACCAAGAAGATTCTGGAAACCTACCTGAATTTCGATCGGGATCTGGGGCGTGACATGAATCTGAAATTGCTGGCGGGCTACTCTTTCCAGGAGGACCAGTTCTCCGAGGGATTGGAAGCGCAAGACCGAGACTTCCTTACCAATGAGTTGGGTTTTCAAAGCCTGGGAAGTGGTTCGCAAGCGGAAGGCTTCACACTGGCAGGACAGAATGGATTGTCTCGTGCGCGGATCGTTTCCTTCTTTGGACGGGGGGTATTCAGCTTTTCTGACAAATACGTCCTGCAAGCATCGATTCGCCGTGATGGTTCTTCCAGATTTGGCGAGAACAACAAATGGGGAATTTTCCCCGCTGTTTCTGCTGCATGGAACATTTCCAATGAAGACTTCATGAAGGGCAGCATGGTGAGCGACTTAAAGCTCCGCGCTGGGTATGGAGTATCTGGTTTTCAAGGCATTGGCACCTACCAATCACTGCGCCGCTACGGCATTCAGGGGCGAGCTTATGACAATGGCCAATGGATCAACACCTATTTCATCGCACAGAACCCCAATCCAGACCTCAAATGGGAACGCACGGCGACCACCAACGTCGGGGTTGATTTCGGTTTCTTCAACAACCGCCTCCGAGGGTCCCTGGACATATATGACAAGCGCACCTCGGACATGCTTGCCTTGTACGACGTACCTGTACCTCCATTCCCTCGAAGCACGATTTTGGCGAATGCAGGGTCCATGAAGAATCAGGGGATCGAATTGTATATCGAATCCGACATCGTTCGCAAAGGCAATTTCAACTGGAACTCGGGGTTGAACTTTGCCCGAAATGTCAATACCCTGTTGAGCTTGTCCAATGATCTCTTCGAGAAGGAATTGGAATACACCGGAGCGCCTTCTGGGCAGGGATTGGTGGGTCAAACCACCCAGATCCTCGAACCGGGTCAATCCATTGGCACCTTCTACACCCTCAAATATGTAGGCGCAGATGCCTCAGGTGCCCATCTCTTTGAGACTGCCAGTGGCGAGCAAGTGACGGCTGCGAACACGACCTTGCCGGAGGACAACCAATACTTGGGCAATGCCTTGCCTGATTTCACTTTTGGCTGGAACAACTCCCTGCGATACGGCAATTGGGGCTTGAGCTTCATGCTCCGTGGCATGGTCGGACATGACATCCTCAATGCACTCAGCGCCAACCTAGCCCGATTGCCCGAGGCGGCGTCCTACAATCCATCCATGGCGGCGATTGAAAATGGCAACCCAGACAATCCGATTTTCTCTTCCTACTTCATCGAGGATGGAACCTACCTGCGTCTCGACAATGCCACGTTGAGCCACACCCTGCCAGGAGGAGATATCTTCAAAGGAGCGACGGTCTACGTGACGGGGCAAAACCTCTTCACCCTCACCAACTACAGCGGAGTAGATCCTGAGATCAACCTCAATTCCCTTGAACCGGGAATTCAAGGGGTACGGAACAGTGACCGCTCCTATTTCCAAGCACGGACCATCACGTTGGGTGCCAATTTCTCCTTCTAACCGACCTCTCAACATTTTCCGATAGAAGACTACTATCATGAAGAAACTATTCACATACGCTGCGGTCGTGGCGGCCTTGGGACTGCTCCCCACGGCCTGTACGGACCTGACGGAAGTGGACCCTTCCAACCTCAGCGACTCGAATTTCCCCTCGCCATCCAATGAGGAGACCTACAAGGCACTCGCGTATCGCCCCATTGGGCACTTTCGCGAATTTGTCTCCAACCAGCGATTTTGGCTGATGCTGGAAGGCTGTACCGATGAAGTAGTGGTTCCCACTCGAGGCGGGGGCTGGTTTGACGCCAATAAATGGCGCGATCTCCACTACCACGAATGGACCAAAAACCACCCGACGCTCGACCAGATCTGGCAGTGGGCATACACCGGAGTCAATCAGTGCAACAACATCATCGTTTCGTTGGAAGTCGCGCAAGATTTCCCAGACAAGGCGCAATACATCGCCCAAGTACAGACCATGCGTGCGATGTACTACTTCTGGTTGATGGAGGCATTCGGAAATGTGCCGATCATTACAGCTACCAACTTGGAAGAACTGGGTGGAGAGTTGCCCTCCAACAATACCCGCGCGGAGGTGTATGCCTTCATCTTGGAAGACCTGGAAGCAGCCATGCCCAACCTACCCGCCGAAGTAACTGGCGCTACTTATGGTGTACCCACCAAGTGGATGGCCAAAGCGATGCAAGCCAAGCTGTACCTAAATGCGGAGATCTATGCAGGCATTTCGGCCTATGCAGAAGCGGAAGCAATCTGTATGGAAATCATCAATTCAGGACTGTTCGGCTATGATGACGACTTCTTTGCGACATTCGCCCCGGAAAATGGCCCTCAAAACATGGAGATCATCTGGGCCATGGTCAATGATGCCGAGCAAGGTTCCACGCTGAATTTCTGGAAGCGATTCCTCCCAGGACGTACGCAAGCGGTCTACAATCTACCTTCTGGCGGCTGGGGCGGACATTCCACCTTGCCAGAATTCTACGAACTGTTTGACGACACCAATGATGTCCGCAACCAAATGTGGCAGGCGGGCCCTCAATTCCTTCCGGATGGTTCTCCTTTGCTGGATGGAAATGGCGAGCAGATTGTCGTCAATCCTGAGCTCCCATTTGGAGAAGCCAATCCTTCCAATCCTTTTGATGTGGGCGATGACCTCTTCGGAGCCAATTCCATCAAATACGGAGCGGATATCACCACCACGGGGCCCGGTATTTCGGACAATGACTATGTGATTTTCCGGTATGCGGACATTGTGCTTATGGCGGGAGAAGCCAAAGCTCGTCAAGGTGGAGATGCCAATCTGGCCTTGACTGCTGTCAACGAGGTCCGGACACAGCGTGGAGCAGCACCTTTTGCCACCCTTACCTTTGAGGAATTGCTAGCAGAACGCGGACGTGAATTTGCCTTCGAACACTGGCGTAGAAATGACCTGATCCGATTTGGGGCATTTGAGAATAGCTGGGGATTGAAGACCAGCACCGACGCCACCCGCAGGCTTTTCCCGATCCCGCAACGCCAAATCGACATCAACCCGAATCTCACCCAAAACCCCGGGTACTAAGATTTACATGCATAGGAAGTCGCTTTTCCTAGGGGAGTCTCCGCACGGGGGCTCCCCAACAACTCGCGAAATCATGGACATTTTCAAAAATATCTTCTGGACAGCTAGTTGCTGGTACTGGATGGCGATGCTGACGGGCTGCGAATTTCCCCCTACCCCCCAGCGCACCGCTCCCTCCCCGCTATTCAGTGAAATTCTCCCAGAATCTTCAGGACTGGACTTCGTCAATACGCTCGAAATCCAGGGGCAACTCAACATCATCGACTTCCTCTACTTCTACAATGGCGGGGGAGCCGCAACAGGGGACATCAACCACGACGGATTTCCGGATCTATTCTTTACCTCCAATCAGCGCGCCAATCGACTTTATCTCAACCGGGGAGATTGGACATTTGAAGACATCAGCCATTCGGCAGGAATCGAAGGGCATAACGACTGGAGTACGGGCGTGACCATGGCCGATATCAACGCCGATGGTTGGCTCGACATCTATGTCTGTGCAGTGGATCAATTTTCAGGGCTGTCTGGCCGAAACGCCCTCTACATCAACAATCAGGATGGGACCTTCACGGATCGCGCCGAGGAATACGGGCTCGCATTTCGGGGATTTTCCAATCAGGCGGCCTTCTTCGATTATGACCATGACGGGGACTTGGATTGCTATCTGCTGAATTTCGCCCTCCACGATGCCAAAAACTACCAAAGCGTTCAAGTTCGGCACCGTACGAACCCCATTTCAGGCGACCATCTTTTCCGAAATGACAATGGCGTTTTTGTGGATGTGACGGAGGAATCGGGCATTCATCAATCCTACCTTGGCTATGGTCTGGGAATTGCCGTTTCAGACTTTGACCAGGATGGATGGGAGGATCTCTACATTTCCAATGATTTCCACGAGGACGACTATCTCTACCTGAATCAAGGCGATGGAACGTTCAAGGAATCTGCACGAGACTATTTCTCGCACCAGAGTCGATTTTCCATGGGATCGGATGCAGCTGACATCAACCACGATGGCTGGCCCGATCTGGTGACCCTCGACATGGCACCGAGTGATGAACGGGTCGAAAAGACCTCCGTTGGGGAGGATTCCTATGAGATTTTCTCCTTCAAGCTGGGCTATGGATACGGCCATCAATATGCCCGAAACTGCCTGCATATCAATCGCCCTTCCGGAAGATTTGCAGAGATTGCGGGATTCGCAGGAATCGCCTCCACCGATTGGAGTTGGGCGCCTCTTTTGGCAGATTTTGATCAGGATGGATGGACGGATCTGTTCATTTCCAACGGAATCTTCAAACGCCCCAACAACCTGGATTTCCTGAATTTCGTGTACGACTACGAGCGAAAAGCTCCCGGCCAAGTCAATCTCCACCAATACTATCAAGATGCCTTCGAGCAAATGCCGAGCGGGGCATTTCATGATTTCATGTACAAAGGCTCGCCTGCTCTTCAGTTTTCCGACCAATCTCAAGCATGGGGATTCGATCAAGCTACAACGTCCAATGGCGCCGTATATGCTGACTTGGATCGGGATGGAGATCTGGACTTGATCGTGAATCGCATCAATGCGCCGGTAGGATTATTCCGAAATGAAACGCAAGCGCGTACCCATCATCATTTTCTCCAAATCGGGCTTCGAGGCAAAAAGGGCAACACCCATGCGATCGGAGCCAAAGTCAGACTCTACAGCCAAGGCGTCATTTTCCAGCAGGAAATGCACCTTTCTCGCGGATTCATTTCTTCCGTGGAGCCTGTATTGACTTTTGGATTGGGAGGAATCAATCAAGTGGATTCCATCGTGGTCAGCTGGACCGATGGTAGCCAAACCGTGAAGAGCGCCGTTCCTGCGAATCAATTTCTGGAGATTTCCCAAACCGATTCTGCTGCCTCCCCCATCATCCCACAATCGTCCCAAGCTCCTCCCCTACTGGCAACGAAGCTTCCCATTTCCTACGCCCATGCTGAAAATGACTTCGTGGACTTCAACCGAGAGAGCTTGATTCCTTTTCAGGTGTCCAAGGAAGGACCTGCAATGGCAGTGGGAGATCTCAATGGGGACGGCCTTGAAGATCTATTCGCAGGAGGCGCCAAGCATCAATCCGGTGAAATTTGGCTACAAACCTCAAACGGTGATTGGCACGCACATCCACAGGACGCTTTCCAACTAGATTCTGTCTTCGAAGATGTAGACGCCGCCTTCTTTGACCTAGAGGGCGATGGTGATCTCGATCTATATGTGGCTTCTGGAGGAAATGAATTTTTCGGGGAAATGCCCCAACAGCTTGATCGACTGTACCTCAATGATGGACACGGGAATTTTCAGCGCACGGAATCGGCATTGCCCGATATGTTCACACAAACAGCCTGTGTCCGGCCCCATGATTTTGACGGAGATGGCGATACGGACCTGTTTGTGGGCGGGCGTGTGATTCCCAAACATTATGGCGCTACTCCCCGATCCTATCTGCTGGTAAATAATGGCCGAGGGGTCTTTGAGGAATGGACGCAAACGATGATTCCGCAATTGGCAGAAATCGGCATGGTGACCGATGCCATTTGGGCTGATTTGGATGGAAATGGATGGGATGATCTCGTTGTGGTCGGACATTGGATGCCAGTCATGGTGGCATTCAATCAGGGGGGCAATCTTCAAACACCTGAGATTTGGAGTGGAACTGGCAGTACTGGGCTTTGGCAATCCGTCCAAGCTGCGGATATGGATCAGGACGGCGATCTGGATTTGGTGGTGGGAAACCTCGGGACCAATAGTCATTTACTCAAGCAATCGACAGGGGGCCTGAGGTTGTATGTAAGCGATTTCGACGAAAATGGGCAAGTCGACCAAATCTTGACCTATCCTCGGGGGGCCAATTGGTATCCGGCGGTTGGGAAGGAGTTGCTCAACAAGATCATGCCCAAGATTGCGCAGACACGGTTCCGAACCTTCGAATCATTCGCAGGAAAGACCGTTGAGGAAATTTTCACCCCTGAAGAACTACAAGCCGGAGAAATCCTATCGGCGGAACTGCTGGAAACAGTCTGGCTAGAAAACAGATATGGCCAATCACCGGCCGTTCATCTGCTACCCAAAGAGGCGCAATGGGTGCCCAACTTTGCCATTCATCTTGAAGATCTCAACCTCGATGGATACCCAGATGTGATCCTCGCCGGCAACCAATGGGACACCAACACCTACCTCGGCAGATTCGATAGTCATGAGGGGCTGGTGCTATTGAATGATCGAAAGGGGAATTTTCAGGCTTTGAGTAGCCATGATTCAGGGTTTCGGGTTTCGGGCCAAATCCGGGCCCTGAAAGCTATTTCCACCCCCAACGGACGGCTCCTTCTAGCAGCGACCAATGACGGTCCCCTCCAATCTGTCATGCTTAATTCCATTCGCCATGAGTCACTTCCATAAACTCGTACTCGCCGGAATGGTCCTGATTGGCTGCATCCTGCATCTGGGAGACGGGTTCTGGACAAAACACGCAGTCGATATTCAACGCGGGGCCCAGTTGGCAGAGATTCATTGCGGCGGATGTCACCAGGTTCCCACGCCTGATTTCTTGCCGAAACGAAGTTGGAATTTCCTGCTGTGCGATATGGGATTGCGGCTTGGGATTCAAGATCGGGAGGCACTTTGGGATACTCGGACTTCTGTCAGGGACAATCTCCTTTCGCGGGAATTGAATCTTCGGCAACATCTTTTGGTTCCAGATCGTCCCGTCCCTTCTCCATCGGAATGGAACCACATCCGGGCGTATTATGAAGCATTGGCTCCGGAAGAAGCGGCGCCCCAACCTCCCAAGCCTGAGATCCGGCCGCTCAAAGGATTTACCCCGTTGTCTACCTCTTATCGGATCAAAGGAGCTTTAACGAGCTTGATTCATATTGATACGGTACGCCATCGACTGCTGGTAGGAGATTCCCGAACCCATACCTTCAGCATCCTAGACTCTACACTTGAGCTCCAAACACAGGTTCCCGTCGAGCGAGGTCCAGTAGATGTATGGCTGCATCAGGATCAGCTCCACTTGCTATATATCGGAGATCTCATGGCCCAATCTCCCGGTGAGTTCTTGGGGGGCATAATTCGGGGGAAGGAATCCTCCGGAGGGCTTCAACAAGATGGATATGCGCTAACTTCCCTCCATCGTCCTTGCGATATGGAGGTCATAGACCTCTATGATGATGGGCTATACGAATGGGCCATTTGCAATTTCGGAGATCATACCGGCCGGTTTGCCATCTATCATCCAAGGGTAGACCTATCGGGAGAATTGCGATACCGCGAAGAAGTATTGCTGGAAGCCCCCGGAGCTGTGAAAGTCCAAGTAGCGGATCTTGATGGAGATGGATTGCAGGATCTAGGGGTCTTGTTTGCACATGCCGATGAGCACCTGTCCATTTTTTACAATCAGGGGGATGGGACGTTTAGGAGAAAACGATTGCTAGTCCGCCATCCCGGTTGGGGGTATCTGGACTTGAAGTTCATGGATATTGATCACGATGGGGATATGGACATACTCACTGCGAATGGGGACAATGGCGATTCAGATCCCTACAACACCCTCAAGCGCGAACATGGCATCCGCATTTATCTACAAGGGGCCGATCATTCATTCCGAGAATCCTACCATTATCCGATGTACGGGGTCAATGGATTTGAAGTGGCAGATTTTGATGGGGATGGAGATGAGGATATCGCGGCCGTAGCCTTTCATCCAGATTTCCACGATAAACATCCAGAGGGGTTCATTTACCTTGAAAATCAGGCAAATGGAACATTCGAACCTAAGACGCACCCAGCAACATTCGGAGGAAGGTGGATGACGCTGGATTCGGGAGATTTGGATGGGGATGGGGATATCGACTTGGCGTTGGGGGCTGGCTATGCACCGCTCGGCATGTTTGTCGAACATGGGGAGTTACTCTCGGAAATGGCTCAGAATGGCCCTTCCATTTTGGTACTTGAAAACACACTCAGATAAGAATTTTCAACTCGGAACACATCCGCCGAGTATGCCTGTCAAGTAAGGGGCCTTCTCTCTTTCAGAGTAGGGCCCCTTTTTTCTATGGCTTACAGACAAATCTTGTACACCGCAATCAATCTATCATCAAATAAAAGGCTTGGAGCATTGACCAAAGGCCTGAAATCAGCAGCAAAAATCCAGAAAGGACTGTGAGTTTTCCGATGATGACAATGATCCGATGAATCATCAAATTGGACTCCCCCATATCCTGCGGGGGATTCTGCATTGCCGCCCCTCCCTCGGTCAATAGCCATATTCCGTCCTCCAAAGGGCCCGGAATTTGTGCCTTTAAGTCAGGATCAAAATCTTGCCGGATAAACGAAAACATGGATTTGCCATATTGAATCAGCGATCGGTGGTTGACCATGAGGAGGCCTGTACCGATGGTCAGCAGGCTTGCGATGAAGGTGGACAGAAAGGCAATCAGGAGTGTGAGTATCATGGGTGATGAGGATTGGAAGTTAAGGTCGACAAAATGTGCAATTTATTCTATCAATCAAAAAACATCAATTAATCGTAATAAAATCTTTTTACCCATCATCTCGGGACATTGCCGCTCTGTATGTGCATAGGAGCTAGGCCCATTTCCCCCTTTTCAATGTCCAGCACAGTGCCACATTCGTCTAGACAAATGGCCCACCAATGGCTTCCAAGGCGCTTCTATTGCCAGAATCCTTGCCTAGACGTCCTTTTCATGTGGATCAATCAAAGGTCCTGACAATCGTAATCTCCGGCCTCGTCAAACTGGACAAAAGGGCAGATATTCCGCACAATCTGCATCAAGGCTTAGGAAAGGCCGATTTAGTTTGGTCCCATTGAAAGTCCGATTACCAGCTACTCCTTAGTTGAATCATGCAGAATATCATATTGACCTTGACCGTCGGTCTCTCCGTGCTCTTCCTGCACGGATGCGGCCCCAGCGCAGCTGCTGAAAGTCCTGAATCTCACTCGCTGAAAACCCGAAATACCCCCTCCGAAACACCGCTCGGGGATGAACCTAGACCTTTGGCTCCTAGACCGCCCATGGGCTGGAATTCCTACAACTGCTATGGTGCGGCCGTACAGGAATCCGAGGTCAAGGCCAATGCGGATTACATGGCTGACAAGCTCAAATCCTTCGGCTGGGAATACATTGTCGTGGACTATTGCTGGTCCTATCCTCATCCGCCCGGCAGCGTCCAAAACAATCCTCCACAATTCAGACTCAAGAAGGATCAAGCGCCTGTACCTTGGCTCGCAATGGATGAATACGGTCGTCTACTTCCAGACCCTCGGAAATTTCCTTCAGCCCAGAATGGTGCGGGATTCAAGCCATTGGCGGATTACGTCCATGAATTGGGCCTTAAATTTGGGGTTCATGTGATGCGTGGCATCCCTCGCCAAGCGGTATGGGCGAAATCTCCTATCAAGGGCGCCCCGGGACTGACTGCGGCAGACATTGCCGATACCACCTCCTTGTGTCCGTGGCTCAACCAGATGTATGGAATCGACATGTCAAAGCCGGGTGCGCAGGCATACCTCAATTCGCTGATCGATCTGTATGCGGAGTGGGGCGTGGATTATGTCAAACTAGACGATATTGACCTCAAGGACGACTATCCTTATCGCGGCACGGAAGTGGAAGGCTTTAGCCGGGCATTTGACCAAAATGATCGCCCGATGGTGTTGAGCCTTTCCCTCAACATGAAATACGAAAACCGGGAGCATGTCCAGAAGCATTCGCAGCTCTGGAGAATCTCCAAAGACTTCTGGGATGAATGGCATTTGTTGAAAAACCAGTTTTCCCTCACCTCCGAATGGGCCAAAATTTCAGGTCCCGACAGCTGGCCAGATGCGGATATGCTACAATTGGGCTGGATTTCCCGAAGAGGCCCACACGGTCCAGAGCGTGAAAGTAGATTTACCGAAGACGAGCAGATCACCCACATGACCCTTTGGTGTATCGCGCAATCGCCCTTGATGATGGGGGGTGACATGCCAGACAATAGTCCGCTTGTCGAACAGCTCCTCACCAATGAAGAAGTGCTCGCAGCCAATCAGCAGGCTTATGAGAGCAGAGAAGCTTCCCGTGTCAATGGACAGGTGGTGTGGACCAGCAAAATCCCCAACTCGGACGATCGATACGTGGCAGTATTCAACCTCAATGACGATCCCCAAGACATCTCCTTTTCCTTTGCAGATCTGGGACTTCCTGAATCCTGTAAGGTGCGAGACTTATGGAAACGGAAGG is a window from the Pontibacter sp. G13 genome containing:
- a CDS encoding TonB-dependent receptor; its protein translation is MATIRTDALRRLWVTGLVIAAGGSLFGQDLAMETPPLGDLLTTEATAIYFTREADSRTITGTVTAADTKTPLAGATVRVKDATIGAFTDDAGNFSLEAPDNATTLLVSFIGYQELEVSIEGVNVVSIMLEPDNTFLDEVVVVGYGSLQKKDVTGSIERVTPDNFNKGVVFNVGTLLQGKVAGLTIAQTGSDPTSAPSVQLRGPSTLGGNTSPLYVVDGVPGVDLGTIAPEDIVSVDVMKDAASTAIYGTRAANGVILITTRRGEANQAFVKYNGYVSAQHIANRVEVADAAALKGYLSSQGIQLAEEDDLRADTDWQDEITRTGLSHNHNLSFGGGTAKTRYYASLTYFNQEGIALNSGNERLLGRINVDNSLIDDRLKLSFSLANQRSVSQLVNYDAFYQAMRYLPTAPVYNEDGTFYERQRQEYFNPVAMLEQERRVRKYAATTATGKASLEIIDGLNFEVNGSLQQTHNYFTMFIDIDAQNSVENNRQGYARKESYMNTKKILETYLNFDRDLGRDMNLKLLAGYSFQEDQFSEGLEAQDRDFLTNELGFQSLGSGSQAEGFTLAGQNGLSRARIVSFFGRGVFSFSDKYVLQASIRRDGSSRFGENNKWGIFPAVSAAWNISNEDFMKGSMVSDLKLRAGYGVSGFQGIGTYQSLRRYGIQGRAYDNGQWINTYFIAQNPNPDLKWERTATTNVGVDFGFFNNRLRGSLDIYDKRTSDMLALYDVPVPPFPRSTILANAGSMKNQGIELYIESDIVRKGNFNWNSGLNFARNVNTLLSLSNDLFEKELEYTGAPSGQGLVGQTTQILEPGQSIGTFYTLKYVGADASGAHLFETASGEQVTAANTTLPEDNQYLGNALPDFTFGWNNSLRYGNWGLSFMLRGMVGHDILNALSANLARLPEAASYNPSMAAIENGNPDNPIFSSYFIEDGTYLRLDNATLSHTLPGGDIFKGATVYVTGQNLFTLTNYSGVDPEINLNSLEPGIQGVRNSDRSYFQARTITLGANFSF
- a CDS encoding RagB/SusD family nutrient uptake outer membrane protein — protein: MKKLFTYAAVVAALGLLPTACTDLTEVDPSNLSDSNFPSPSNEETYKALAYRPIGHFREFVSNQRFWLMLEGCTDEVVVPTRGGGWFDANKWRDLHYHEWTKNHPTLDQIWQWAYTGVNQCNNIIVSLEVAQDFPDKAQYIAQVQTMRAMYYFWLMEAFGNVPIITATNLEELGGELPSNNTRAEVYAFILEDLEAAMPNLPAEVTGATYGVPTKWMAKAMQAKLYLNAEIYAGISAYAEAEAICMEIINSGLFGYDDDFFATFAPENGPQNMEIIWAMVNDAEQGSTLNFWKRFLPGRTQAVYNLPSGGWGGHSTLPEFYELFDDTNDVRNQMWQAGPQFLPDGSPLLDGNGEQIVVNPELPFGEANPSNPFDVGDDLFGANSIKYGADITTTGPGISDNDYVIFRYADIVLMAGEAKARQGGDANLALTAVNEVRTQRGAAPFATLTFEELLAERGREFAFEHWRRNDLIRFGAFENSWGLKTSTDATRRLFPIPQRQIDINPNLTQNPGY
- a CDS encoding VCBS repeat-containing protein, coding for MDIFKNIFWTASCWYWMAMLTGCEFPPTPQRTAPSPLFSEILPESSGLDFVNTLEIQGQLNIIDFLYFYNGGGAATGDINHDGFPDLFFTSNQRANRLYLNRGDWTFEDISHSAGIEGHNDWSTGVTMADINADGWLDIYVCAVDQFSGLSGRNALYINNQDGTFTDRAEEYGLAFRGFSNQAAFFDYDHDGDLDCYLLNFALHDAKNYQSVQVRHRTNPISGDHLFRNDNGVFVDVTEESGIHQSYLGYGLGIAVSDFDQDGWEDLYISNDFHEDDYLYLNQGDGTFKESARDYFSHQSRFSMGSDAADINHDGWPDLVTLDMAPSDERVEKTSVGEDSYEIFSFKLGYGYGHQYARNCLHINRPSGRFAEIAGFAGIASTDWSWAPLLADFDQDGWTDLFISNGIFKRPNNLDFLNFVYDYERKAPGQVNLHQYYQDAFEQMPSGAFHDFMYKGSPALQFSDQSQAWGFDQATTSNGAVYADLDRDGDLDLIVNRINAPVGLFRNETQARTHHHFLQIGLRGKKGNTHAIGAKVRLYSQGVIFQQEMHLSRGFISSVEPVLTFGLGGINQVDSIVVSWTDGSQTVKSAVPANQFLEISQTDSAASPIIPQSSQAPPLLATKLPISYAHAENDFVDFNRESLIPFQVSKEGPAMAVGDLNGDGLEDLFAGGAKHQSGEIWLQTSNGDWHAHPQDAFQLDSVFEDVDAAFFDLEGDGDLDLYVASGGNEFFGEMPQQLDRLYLNDGHGNFQRTESALPDMFTQTACVRPHDFDGDGDTDLFVGGRVIPKHYGATPRSYLLVNNGRGVFEEWTQTMIPQLAEIGMVTDAIWADLDGNGWDDLVVVGHWMPVMVAFNQGGNLQTPEIWSGTGSTGLWQSVQAADMDQDGDLDLVVGNLGTNSHLLKQSTGGLRLYVSDFDENGQVDQILTYPRGANWYPAVGKELLNKIMPKIAQTRFRTFESFAGKTVEEIFTPEELQAGEILSAELLETVWLENRYGQSPAVHLLPKEAQWVPNFAIHLEDLNLDGYPDVILAGNQWDTNTYLGRFDSHEGLVLLNDRKGNFQALSSHDSGFRVSGQIRALKAISTPNGRLLLAATNDGPLQSVMLNSIRHESLP
- a CDS encoding FG-GAP-like repeat-containing protein, with translation MSHFHKLVLAGMVLIGCILHLGDGFWTKHAVDIQRGAQLAEIHCGGCHQVPTPDFLPKRSWNFLLCDMGLRLGIQDREALWDTRTSVRDNLLSRELNLRQHLLVPDRPVPSPSEWNHIRAYYEALAPEEAAPQPPKPEIRPLKGFTPLSTSYRIKGALTSLIHIDTVRHRLLVGDSRTHTFSILDSTLELQTQVPVERGPVDVWLHQDQLHLLYIGDLMAQSPGEFLGGIIRGKESSGGLQQDGYALTSLHRPCDMEVIDLYDDGLYEWAICNFGDHTGRFAIYHPRVDLSGELRYREEVLLEAPGAVKVQVADLDGDGLQDLGVLFAHADEHLSIFYNQGDGTFRRKRLLVRHPGWGYLDLKFMDIDHDGDMDILTANGDNGDSDPYNTLKREHGIRIYLQGADHSFRESYHYPMYGVNGFEVADFDGDGDEDIAAVAFHPDFHDKHPEGFIYLENQANGTFEPKTHPATFGGRWMTLDSGDLDGDGDIDLALGAGYAPLGMFVEHGELLSEMAQNGPSILVLENTLR
- a CDS encoding glycoside hydrolase family 27 protein; amino-acid sequence: MQNIILTLTVGLSVLFLHGCGPSAAAESPESHSLKTRNTPSETPLGDEPRPLAPRPPMGWNSYNCYGAAVQESEVKANADYMADKLKSFGWEYIVVDYCWSYPHPPGSVQNNPPQFRLKKDQAPVPWLAMDEYGRLLPDPRKFPSAQNGAGFKPLADYVHELGLKFGVHVMRGIPRQAVWAKSPIKGAPGLTAADIADTTSLCPWLNQMYGIDMSKPGAQAYLNSLIDLYAEWGVDYVKLDDIDLKDDYPYRGTEVEGFSRAFDQNDRPMVLSLSLNMKYENREHVQKHSQLWRISKDFWDEWHLLKNQFSLTSEWAKISGPDSWPDADMLQLGWISRRGPHGPERESRFTEDEQITHMTLWCIAQSPLMMGGDMPDNSPLVEQLLTNEEVLAANQQAYESREASRVNGQVVWTSKIPNSDDRYVAVFNLNDDPQDISFSFADLGLPESCKVRDLWKRKDVGTHAGTYSHLVNPHGAQIFRVSPM